A section of the Thermotoga caldifontis AZM44c09 genome encodes:
- a CDS encoding cyclic 2,3-diphosphoglycerate synthase translates to MRKRVIIMGAAGRDFHNFNVYFRDNEEYEVVAFTATQIPDIEGRVYPPELAGKLYPNGIPIEPESKLVELIKKYNVDEVILAYSDLSHQYVMERAAIVLAAGADFKLMGPTHTMLKSKKPVVAVCAVRTGCGKSQTTRRVLDILRSRGLKVVSIRHPMPYGDLVAQKVQRFATYEDLDKHKCTIEEREEYEPHIDRRSVIYAGVDYQAILESAEAENPDVILWDGGNNDFPFYKPDLLIVVADPHRAGHEVSYHPGMTNLLMADVIVINKEETAAPEAIETVRKNIEKWNPRATVIDAASPIFVEDPGLIKGKRALVVEDGPTLTHGEMRYGAGFVAAKKFGASQIVDPRPYAVGSILETYKKYTHLDLILPAMGYGEKQIRELEETINRAEADVVIIGTPIDLRRVMKLNKPAVRVRYELQEIGKPNLEDVLDRFIAEKVRRV, encoded by the coding sequence GTGCGTAAACGCGTCATCATCATGGGTGCAGCAGGTAGAGACTTTCACAACTTCAACGTTTACTTCAGGGACAACGAAGAATACGAGGTTGTGGCCTTCACGGCAACACAGATACCCGACATCGAAGGCAGAGTATACCCACCAGAACTCGCAGGGAAGCTCTATCCGAACGGCATACCGATCGAGCCAGAGTCCAAACTCGTCGAACTGATCAAGAAATACAACGTGGACGAGGTAATCTTGGCTTACAGTGACCTGTCGCACCAGTACGTGATGGAAAGGGCTGCAATCGTTCTCGCAGCGGGCGCAGATTTCAAACTCATGGGTCCGACGCACACGATGCTCAAGTCGAAGAAGCCGGTTGTGGCAGTCTGTGCCGTGAGAACAGGCTGTGGTAAAAGCCAGACGACGCGACGCGTTCTCGACATACTCAGATCCAGAGGCCTGAAGGTCGTATCGATAAGACATCCCATGCCGTACGGAGATCTCGTGGCGCAGAAGGTTCAGAGGTTCGCCACTTACGAGGATCTGGACAAGCACAAGTGCACGATCGAGGAGAGGGAGGAGTACGAACCCCACATAGATAGAAGGTCTGTGATCTATGCTGGAGTTGATTATCAGGCCATACTGGAGAGTGCCGAAGCTGAGAACCCAGACGTGATTCTGTGGGATGGTGGTAACAACGACTTTCCGTTCTACAAACCCGATCTGTTGATCGTGGTTGCAGACCCGCACAGGGCTGGTCACGAGGTTTCTTACCATCCAGGAATGACCAACCTTCTGATGGCCGATGTGATAGTCATCAACAAAGAAGAAACCGCCGCACCGGAGGCGATAGAAACGGTGAGAAAGAACATCGAAAAGTGGAACCCGAGAGCCACAGTGATAGATGCGGCATCACCGATATTCGTCGAAGATCCTGGTTTGATCAAAGGAAAGAGGGCTTTAGTGGTGGAGGACGGTCCAACTCTAACGCACGGTGAGATGCGTTATGGGGCAGGATTCGTGGCGGCGAAAAAATTCGGCGCGTCACAGATAGTCGACCCGAGACCCTACGCTGTAGGTTCCATTCTGGAGACTTACAAGAAGTACACGCACCTGGATTTGATACTGCCGGCGATGGGTTATGGAGAAAAACAGATAAGGGAACTGGAAGAAACGATAAACAGAGCCGAAGCCGATGTGGTGATCATCGGTACGCCGATCGATCTGCGGAGGGTGATGAAACTCAACAAACCTGCCGTAAGGGTGAGGTACGAGTTGCAGGAAATAGGAAAACCCAATCTCGAAGATGTGCTCGATCGGTTCATCGCAGAGAAGGTTCGAAGGGTTTGA